One genomic window of Sphingomonas ginsengisoli An et al. 2013 includes the following:
- a CDS encoding exodeoxyribonuclease III gives MRIASYNVNGVNGRLPVLLEWLDATAPDVVCLQELKAAPDNFPAEAIFAAGYQAIWLGQKSWNGVAILSRGAAGVETRRNLPGDGPDAPSRYLEAAVGGVLIGCLYLPNGNPRPGPKYDAKLEWIARFETLAAELFAVDGPVVLAGDYNIIPEDMDVYKPERWHDDALFADEVRAAYRRLLAQGWTDALRTKHPTEQVFTFWDYFRNAFARDAGLRIDHLLLNAPAAKRLREAGVDRSVRALPKTSDHAPVWISLR, from the coding sequence ATGCGGATCGCTTCCTACAATGTGAACGGCGTCAACGGCCGCCTACCGGTGCTGCTCGAGTGGCTCGACGCGACCGCGCCCGACGTGGTCTGCCTGCAGGAATTGAAGGCCGCCCCCGACAATTTCCCCGCCGAAGCCATCTTCGCGGCCGGCTACCAGGCGATCTGGCTCGGCCAAAAAAGCTGGAACGGGGTCGCCATCCTCAGTCGCGGGGCAGCGGGGGTTGAGACCCGCCGCAACCTGCCCGGTGACGGCCCCGATGCCCCCAGTCGCTATCTCGAAGCGGCGGTCGGCGGGGTGCTGATCGGCTGCCTCTACCTCCCCAACGGCAATCCGCGCCCCGGCCCCAAATATGACGCCAAGCTCGAGTGGATCGCCCGCTTCGAAACCCTCGCCGCCGAGCTGTTCGCCGTCGACGGGCCGGTCGTGCTGGCGGGCGACTACAACATCATTCCCGAGGACATGGACGTCTACAAACCCGAACGCTGGCACGACGACGCGCTGTTCGCCGACGAGGTGCGCGCCGCTTACCGGCGCCTGCTCGCGCAAGGCTGGACCGATGCCCTGAGGACCAAGCATCCGACCGAGCAGGTGTTCACCTTCTGGGACTATTTCCGCAACGCCTTCGCCCGCGACGCGGGGCTGCGGATCGACCATCTCCTGCTCAACGCCCCCGCGGCCAAACGCCTGCGCGAAGCCGGGGTCGACCGCTCGGTCCGCGCCTTGCCCAAGACCAGCGACCACGCGCCGGTGTGGATTTCGCTGCGCTGA
- a CDS encoding ammonium transporter, whose translation MAAATIDSGDTAWMLVSTALVLLMLLPGLALFYGGLVRAKNLLSVMSQVLGITAVAVLVWIGWGYSLAFGEGGRVIGALSRIGLVGLDGASAWPLPTAGKAIPELLFAAFQLTFAAITAALITGSLVERVRFPAILLFSALWLTVVYAPVAHMVWAPTGLVAALGAIDFAGGTVVHINAGVAGLVGVALCGPRLGWPKEAMPPHNLALVLIGTGLLWVGWFGFNGGSALEANGLAAVALMNTLAAPAAGVLAWMGIERWRSGKPSLLGGASGAVAGLVAVTPAAGISGPLGAILLGAVTSLVCYGFIARFKARLKLDDSLDVFGIHGLGGIVGSVGTAVVALPALGGHAAADYALGPQLVRQLAAVGLAIGWSAAGSALCFALTRALLPLRHDEEAEREGLDLSDHGERAYS comes from the coding sequence ATGGCGGCAGCGACGATCGACAGCGGCGACACGGCGTGGATGCTGGTCTCGACCGCACTCGTCCTGCTGATGCTGCTGCCCGGGCTGGCGCTGTTCTATGGCGGGTTGGTCCGCGCCAAGAACCTGCTGAGCGTGATGAGCCAAGTGCTCGGCATCACCGCCGTCGCCGTGCTGGTGTGGATCGGGTGGGGCTACAGCCTCGCCTTCGGCGAGGGCGGGCGGGTGATCGGCGCGCTGTCGCGGATTGGCCTGGTCGGGCTCGACGGCGCCAGCGCCTGGCCGCTGCCGACCGCGGGCAAGGCTATCCCCGAACTGTTGTTCGCCGCCTTCCAGCTGACCTTCGCCGCGATCACCGCCGCGCTGATCACCGGCTCGCTGGTCGAGCGGGTGCGGTTTCCGGCGATCCTGCTGTTTTCGGCGCTGTGGCTGACGGTCGTCTACGCGCCGGTCGCGCACATGGTGTGGGCGCCGACCGGGCTCGTCGCCGCGCTCGGCGCGATCGACTTCGCCGGCGGCACGGTGGTCCATATCAACGCCGGCGTCGCTGGGCTGGTCGGGGTCGCCTTGTGCGGGCCGCGGCTCGGCTGGCCGAAGGAGGCGATGCCGCCGCACAATCTGGCGCTGGTGCTGATCGGGACCGGGTTGCTGTGGGTCGGCTGGTTCGGGTTCAACGGCGGCTCGGCGCTCGAAGCCAATGGGCTGGCCGCGGTGGCGCTGATGAACACGCTGGCCGCGCCGGCCGCCGGCGTCCTTGCCTGGATGGGGATCGAGCGCTGGCGCTCGGGCAAGCCGTCGCTGCTCGGCGGCGCGTCGGGCGCGGTCGCCGGACTGGTCGCGGTGACGCCGGCCGCCGGGATCAGCGGCCCGCTCGGCGCGATCCTGCTCGGCGCGGTCACCAGCCTCGTCTGCTACGGCTTCATCGCCCGCTTCAAGGCGCGGCTGAAGCTCGACGACAGCCTCGACGTGTTCGGCATCCACGGGCTGGGCGGGATCGTCGGCTCGGTCGGGACGGCGGTGGTCGCGCTGCCCGCGCTGGGCGGTCACGCGGCGGCGGACTATGCGCTGGGGCCGCAACTGGTGCGCCAGCTCGCGGCGGTCGGGCTGGCGATCGGCTGGTCGGCGGCGGGCTCGGCGCTGTGCTTCGCGCTGACCCGGGCATTGCTCCCGCTCCGCCACGACGAGGAAGCCGAGCGCGAGGGGCTCGACCTCAGCGACCATGGTGAGCGCGCCTACAGCTGA